A portion of the Chelonia mydas isolate rCheMyd1 chromosome 23, rCheMyd1.pri.v2, whole genome shotgun sequence genome contains these proteins:
- the PSMD8 gene encoding 26S proteasome non-ATPase regulatory subunit 8, whose amino-acid sequence MAAMAAAGLVVNGADAAAGLKAAAGMYEQLKGEWNRKSPNLSKCGEALGRLKLALLELNFLPTTGTKLTKQQLILARDILEIGAQWSILKKDIPSFERYMAQLKCYYFDYKDELPDSAYKHQLLGLNLLFLLSQNRVAEFHTELERLPAKDIQTNVYIKHPVSLEQYLMEGSYNKVFLAKGNIPAESYTFFIDILLDTIRDEIAGCIEKAYEKILFNEATRVLFFNTPKKMTEYAKKRGWVLSPHNYYSFSSQQQKPEDTTIPSTELAKQVIEYARQLEMIV is encoded by the exons ATGGCAGCGATGGCGGCGGCCGGGCTGGTGGTGAACGGGGCGGATGCGGCCGCGGGGCTGAAGGCGGCGGCCGGGATGTACGAGCAGCTCAAGGGCGAGTGGAACCGCAAGAGCCCCAACCTCAGCAAGTGCGGCGAGGCGCTGGGCCGCCTCAAG CTAGCCCTGCTGGAGCTCAACTTCCTGCCTACTACAGGCACGAAACTGACGAAGCAGCAGCTTATATTAGCCA gggATATTCTCGAAATCGGAGCCCAGTGGAGCATCCTGAAGAAAGACATCCCATCGTTTGAGAGATACATGGCTCAGCTGAAATGCTACTACTTTGACTACAA GGATGAGTTGCCGGACTCCGCCTACAAGCACCAGCTGCTAGGGCTGAACCTGCTCTTCCTGCTGTCCCAGAACCGCGTGGCTGAGTTCCACACCGAGCTAGAGAGACTGCCAGCGAAGGACATCCAGACCAACGTGTACATCAAGCACCCCGTCTCGCTAGAGCAG TACTTGATGGAAGGCAGCTACAACAAAGTGTTCCTGGCCAAAGGCAACATCCCTGCTGAGAGTTACACTTTCTTCATCGACATCTTATTGGACACCATTCG GGATGAAATCGCCGGCTGCATCGAGAAGGCTTATGAGAAAATCCTCTTCAACGAAGCCACCAGGGTTCTGTTCTTCAACACCCCCAAGAAAATGACGGAATACGCCAAGAAG CGCGGTTGGGTTCTGAGTCCACACAACTACTACAGCttcagcagccagcagcagaaaCCCGAAGACACCACCATCCCGTCGACAGAGTTAGCTAAACAAGTCATTGAATACGCCCGGCAGCTAGAAATGATAGTCTAG